CGATCCGAACAGTAGCGCCACCACTTCCGGCTCGTCGAGACGGTAGACCAGGCCGGGGAACTGCTCGGGTTCGTACTCGATGTTCTCGAGGCCGAGGCCGATAGCGATCGCGTTGAGATTGAGATTGCGGCCGAGGTCAGCCGAGGTGACGATGTTCTGGACGACGATTTCCGGATCCTCGTTCACCTGAATCTGGAGTTCGCGAAGTTTGTCGAAGACGATTCGCAGACTCTCGTGGACGTCGTCGGTGCTCTTCGCGCCGGTACAGACGATCTTCCCCGAGCGGAAGATCAGTGCGGCGGATTTAGGATTCTGGGTTCGGTAGACGAGACCGGGAAACTGCTCGGGGTCGTAGTCGGCCCCTTCGAGGTCCATCGCGACACTCTGGAGGTCGAGTTCTTGCCCGATGCCGGTCGACGCCACCACGTTTTCGATGTTGATGGTGTCCTTCGGATCCGTCATAAGTCGCTTAAAAAGACGTATTTAAGGTTTATAAAGCTTGGTACTACGTGCTGATTTGTCCGGTTCTTTGAGTGTGTCAGACGAGTGGATGACGCTCACCGCGGCCCAGGAACCGTCCCGCGAGTCGACCGACAGGATCATTGCTCGTCCAGCATCACTCGAGACACGTGTATCTCCTCGAGTACGGCGGCGAAGACGACGCGTTCGCGGCAGTCGAGAGCCGTCACGCTGCCACCGGCGTCACCCGGATCGCGCCGGGGCTGGCCGTCGCGAACGCTCTCGCTCCCGAGCGCGTCCGCGGACTGGCCTACAC
This region of Natronosalvus halobius genomic DNA includes:
- a CDS encoding TATA-box-binding protein, with amino-acid sequence MTDPKDTINIENVVASTGIGQELDLQSVAMDLEGADYDPEQFPGLVYRTQNPKSAALIFRSGKIVCTGAKSTDDVHESLRIVFDKLRELQIQVNEDPEIVVQNIVTSADLGRNLNLNAIAIGLGLENIEYEPEQFPGLVYRLDEPEVVALLFGSGKLVITGGKKPADAEHAVDKIVSRLEDLGLLE